One Cuculus canorus isolate bCucCan1 chromosome 1, bCucCan1.pri, whole genome shotgun sequence DNA segment encodes these proteins:
- the IGSF11 gene encoding immunoglobulin superfamily member 11 isoform X2 produces the protein MDGLVSPLEVSVSSANIQVARGQTAVLPCTFTTNAALTNLNVIWMVIPLSNANQPQQVILYQGGQIFGGAPQFYGRVGFAVTMPTTSASIFINNTQLSDTGTYQCLVNNLPDRGVRNIGVVGLTVLVPPSAPLCRIQGSLDVGSDITLTCSSEEGIPRPTYLWEKLDNVPKLPPTATQDQVQGTVTLRNISTVSSGLYQCVASNAIGTSTCLLDLQVIAPHPRSIGLIAGAVATGAVVLVICIVLVAVALFYWKNKHKEEEEEEIPNEIREDDLPPKCSSAAKTFHADASSSENDTLTSSNTYNSRYWNDPKANHVTDSFTRFGNSNDAHQPPFSRSGSMSTRPIYANGGHPSPAPPKTLVVTASTAPSPQEVIRSNGSVSRKTRPPHTRSYAVSQATLERIGAVPVMVPAQSRAGSLV, from the exons GTCTGGTGTCTCCTCTGGAAGTGTCAGTCAGTTCAGCGAATATCCAGGTTGCCCGAGGCCAGACAGCAGTATTGCCCTGTACCTTCACCACTAATGCTGCTCTCACTAACCTTAATGTCATCTGGATGGTCATTCCTCTTTCCAATGCCAACCAGCCACAACAG gttATTCTCTACCAAGGGGGTCAGATCTTCGGTGGTGCACCCCAGTTCTATGGGCGAGTGGGGTTTGCTGTGACAATGCCAACCACCAGTGCCTCCATCTTCATCAACAACACTCAGCTATCGGATACTGGCACATACCAGTGTCTGGTCAACAATCTTCCCGACCGAGGCGTCAGGAATATTGGAGTCGTTGGACTTACTGTCTTGG TTCCTCCTTCTGCCCCGCTTTGCAGAATCCAGGGGTCCCTGGACGTGGGCAGCGATATCACACTGACCTGCAGCTCGGAAGAAGGCATCCCTCGGCCAACATACCTCTGGGAGAAACTGGACAATGTTCCAAAGTTGCCCCCAACTGCCACACAAG ACCAAGTCCAGGGCACTGTCACTCTCCGAAATATCAGCACTGTGTCCTCAGGTCTTTACCAATGTGTGGCTTCAAATGCCATTGGAACCAGCACTTGCCTTCTGGACCTACAAGTCATTGCAC CTCATCCTCGAAGCATTGGCCTGATTGCAGGAGCGGTGGCCACAGGCGCTGTTGTGCTTGTTATTTGCAttgtgctggtggctgtggcactgttttactggaaaaataaacacaaagaagaagaagaagaggagattCCCAATGAGATAAG GGAGGATGACCTGCCGCCCAAGTGTTCCTCTGCTGCAAAGACATTCCATGCTGATGCATCTTCATCAGAGAACGACACCCTTACCTCCTCCAACACCTACAACAGCCGCTACTGGAATGACCCCAAAGCCAACCATGTCACAGACTCCTTCACCCGCTTCGGCAACAGCAATGATGCCCACCAGCCTCCCTTCTCCCGCTCAGGGAGCATGAGCACCCGCCCTATCTATGCCAATGGTGGCCACCCATCCCCGGCTCCCCCTAAGACGCTGGTGGTGACAGCCAGCACGGCGCCGTCCCCTCAGGAGGTGATCCGGAGCAATGGCTCAGTCAGCAGGAAGACACGGCCGCCACACACCCGCTCCTACGCTGTCAGTCAGGCCACGCTGGAGCGGATCGGGGCTGTCCCCGTCATGGTGCCCGCCCAGAGCCGAGCTGGCTCCCTTGTATAA
- the IGSF11 gene encoding immunoglobulin superfamily member 11 isoform X1, with product MTRRRPGGGGRWVPAALAALLALRGLVSPLEVSVSSANIQVARGQTAVLPCTFTTNAALTNLNVIWMVIPLSNANQPQQVILYQGGQIFGGAPQFYGRVGFAVTMPTTSASIFINNTQLSDTGTYQCLVNNLPDRGVRNIGVVGLTVLVPPSAPLCRIQGSLDVGSDITLTCSSEEGIPRPTYLWEKLDNVPKLPPTATQDQVQGTVTLRNISTVSSGLYQCVASNAIGTSTCLLDLQVIAPHPRSIGLIAGAVATGAVVLVICIVLVAVALFYWKNKHKEEEEEEIPNEIREDDLPPKCSSAAKTFHADASSSENDTLTSSNTYNSRYWNDPKANHVTDSFTRFGNSNDAHQPPFSRSGSMSTRPIYANGGHPSPAPPKTLVVTASTAPSPQEVIRSNGSVSRKTRPPHTRSYAVSQATLERIGAVPVMVPAQSRAGSLV from the exons GTCTGGTGTCTCCTCTGGAAGTGTCAGTCAGTTCAGCGAATATCCAGGTTGCCCGAGGCCAGACAGCAGTATTGCCCTGTACCTTCACCACTAATGCTGCTCTCACTAACCTTAATGTCATCTGGATGGTCATTCCTCTTTCCAATGCCAACCAGCCACAACAG gttATTCTCTACCAAGGGGGTCAGATCTTCGGTGGTGCACCCCAGTTCTATGGGCGAGTGGGGTTTGCTGTGACAATGCCAACCACCAGTGCCTCCATCTTCATCAACAACACTCAGCTATCGGATACTGGCACATACCAGTGTCTGGTCAACAATCTTCCCGACCGAGGCGTCAGGAATATTGGAGTCGTTGGACTTACTGTCTTGG TTCCTCCTTCTGCCCCGCTTTGCAGAATCCAGGGGTCCCTGGACGTGGGCAGCGATATCACACTGACCTGCAGCTCGGAAGAAGGCATCCCTCGGCCAACATACCTCTGGGAGAAACTGGACAATGTTCCAAAGTTGCCCCCAACTGCCACACAAG ACCAAGTCCAGGGCACTGTCACTCTCCGAAATATCAGCACTGTGTCCTCAGGTCTTTACCAATGTGTGGCTTCAAATGCCATTGGAACCAGCACTTGCCTTCTGGACCTACAAGTCATTGCAC CTCATCCTCGAAGCATTGGCCTGATTGCAGGAGCGGTGGCCACAGGCGCTGTTGTGCTTGTTATTTGCAttgtgctggtggctgtggcactgttttactggaaaaataaacacaaagaagaagaagaagaggagattCCCAATGAGATAAG GGAGGATGACCTGCCGCCCAAGTGTTCCTCTGCTGCAAAGACATTCCATGCTGATGCATCTTCATCAGAGAACGACACCCTTACCTCCTCCAACACCTACAACAGCCGCTACTGGAATGACCCCAAAGCCAACCATGTCACAGACTCCTTCACCCGCTTCGGCAACAGCAATGATGCCCACCAGCCTCCCTTCTCCCGCTCAGGGAGCATGAGCACCCGCCCTATCTATGCCAATGGTGGCCACCCATCCCCGGCTCCCCCTAAGACGCTGGTGGTGACAGCCAGCACGGCGCCGTCCCCTCAGGAGGTGATCCGGAGCAATGGCTCAGTCAGCAGGAAGACACGGCCGCCACACACCCGCTCCTACGCTGTCAGTCAGGCCACGCTGGAGCGGATCGGGGCTGTCCCCGTCATGGTGCCCGCCCAGAGCCGAGCTGGCTCCCTTGTATAA
- the IGSF11 gene encoding immunoglobulin superfamily member 11 isoform X3: MTRRRPGGGGRWVPAALAALLALRGLVSPLEVSVSSANIQVARGQTAVLPCTFTTNAALTNLNVIWMVIPLSNANQPQQVILYQGGQIFGGAPQFYGRVGFAVTMPTTSASIFINNTQLSDTGTYQCLVNNLPDRGVRNIGVVGLTVLVPPSAPLCRIQGSLDVGSDITLTCSSEEGIPRPTYLWEKLDNVPKLPPTATQAHPRSIGLIAGAVATGAVVLVICIVLVAVALFYWKNKHKEEEEEEIPNEIREDDLPPKCSSAAKTFHADASSSENDTLTSSNTYNSRYWNDPKANHVTDSFTRFGNSNDAHQPPFSRSGSMSTRPIYANGGHPSPAPPKTLVVTASTAPSPQEVIRSNGSVSRKTRPPHTRSYAVSQATLERIGAVPVMVPAQSRAGSLV, from the exons GTCTGGTGTCTCCTCTGGAAGTGTCAGTCAGTTCAGCGAATATCCAGGTTGCCCGAGGCCAGACAGCAGTATTGCCCTGTACCTTCACCACTAATGCTGCTCTCACTAACCTTAATGTCATCTGGATGGTCATTCCTCTTTCCAATGCCAACCAGCCACAACAG gttATTCTCTACCAAGGGGGTCAGATCTTCGGTGGTGCACCCCAGTTCTATGGGCGAGTGGGGTTTGCTGTGACAATGCCAACCACCAGTGCCTCCATCTTCATCAACAACACTCAGCTATCGGATACTGGCACATACCAGTGTCTGGTCAACAATCTTCCCGACCGAGGCGTCAGGAATATTGGAGTCGTTGGACTTACTGTCTTGG TTCCTCCTTCTGCCCCGCTTTGCAGAATCCAGGGGTCCCTGGACGTGGGCAGCGATATCACACTGACCTGCAGCTCGGAAGAAGGCATCCCTCGGCCAACATACCTCTGGGAGAAACTGGACAATGTTCCAAAGTTGCCCCCAACTGCCACACAAG CTCATCCTCGAAGCATTGGCCTGATTGCAGGAGCGGTGGCCACAGGCGCTGTTGTGCTTGTTATTTGCAttgtgctggtggctgtggcactgttttactggaaaaataaacacaaagaagaagaagaagaggagattCCCAATGAGATAAG GGAGGATGACCTGCCGCCCAAGTGTTCCTCTGCTGCAAAGACATTCCATGCTGATGCATCTTCATCAGAGAACGACACCCTTACCTCCTCCAACACCTACAACAGCCGCTACTGGAATGACCCCAAAGCCAACCATGTCACAGACTCCTTCACCCGCTTCGGCAACAGCAATGATGCCCACCAGCCTCCCTTCTCCCGCTCAGGGAGCATGAGCACCCGCCCTATCTATGCCAATGGTGGCCACCCATCCCCGGCTCCCCCTAAGACGCTGGTGGTGACAGCCAGCACGGCGCCGTCCCCTCAGGAGGTGATCCGGAGCAATGGCTCAGTCAGCAGGAAGACACGGCCGCCACACACCCGCTCCTACGCTGTCAGTCAGGCCACGCTGGAGCGGATCGGGGCTGTCCCCGTCATGGTGCCCGCCCAGAGCCGAGCTGGCTCCCTTGTATAA